Proteins encoded together in one Pontiella desulfatans window:
- a CDS encoding CaiB/BaiF CoA transferase family protein gives MIAKNALEGIRILDFSHVYQGPVGTQLLADYGADVIKVERPGSGDWSRSWGPFIKEVSLPFANLNRNKRSITVDMKSEAGKEMIRKLVAASDVVVHNFRQGVMEKLGFGYDDLKAINPGLVYATSNGWGDTGPYAERGRAGHDMMARAEGGWFTFYDEEKPPIPGGISIDYPAGLNLMIGILTALVHRLRSGEGQYVSTDLLSVAFHAHAWDAAARLNADKIDRPAAVGGTEAAINKAFRTQDGFIEISPVFSKNALRDISTALGLGDLSEKSQFCTEELQIENTGELNAILAKSFVEKTTGEWMVELEANGVLCARINSFEDAAADPQIAHNNMVVSMEDEEVGELRLLGNPIRLKGTPPQLKTFPPRLGEHSQAVALEIGYTQEEVARMTEEGILG, from the coding sequence ATGATTGCAAAAAACGCATTGGAGGGGATCCGTATCCTTGATTTCAGTCATGTGTATCAGGGGCCGGTGGGCACCCAGCTGTTAGCGGACTATGGCGCAGATGTCATCAAGGTGGAACGTCCGGGCAGCGGCGACTGGAGCCGCTCCTGGGGCCCGTTCATCAAAGAGGTTTCGCTGCCGTTTGCCAATCTGAACCGCAATAAACGCTCGATTACCGTAGATATGAAATCTGAAGCGGGCAAAGAGATGATCCGCAAGCTGGTCGCGGCATCCGACGTGGTCGTGCACAACTTCCGCCAGGGCGTGATGGAGAAGCTTGGCTTCGGCTATGACGACCTGAAGGCGATCAATCCCGGACTGGTTTATGCGACCTCCAACGGATGGGGCGATACAGGACCGTATGCTGAACGCGGCCGGGCCGGCCATGACATGATGGCGCGCGCCGAGGGCGGCTGGTTTACTTTTTATGATGAAGAAAAACCGCCGATTCCCGGCGGTATCAGCATCGACTACCCGGCCGGGCTGAATCTGATGATCGGTATCCTGACCGCATTGGTGCATCGCCTTAGAAGCGGCGAAGGGCAGTATGTCTCCACGGATCTGTTGAGTGTGGCGTTTCATGCGCATGCCTGGGATGCGGCGGCGCGACTCAATGCAGACAAGATTGATCGTCCGGCTGCTGTTGGTGGAACGGAAGCGGCGATTAATAAAGCCTTCCGGACGCAGGACGGATTTATTGAAATCTCGCCGGTCTTTTCAAAGAACGCGTTGCGTGATATTTCGACGGCGCTCGGATTGGGCGATCTCTCAGAAAAATCGCAGTTCTGCACGGAAGAGCTACAGATTGAAAATACCGGGGAGCTGAACGCGATTCTCGCGAAATCCTTTGTGGAGAAGACCACCGGGGAATGGATGGTGGAACTGGAAGCCAATGGCGTGCTGTGTGCGCGGATCAACAGCTTTGAAGATGCGGCCGCTGATCCGCAGATTGCGCACAACAACATGGTGGTCTCGATGGAGGATGAAGAGGTGGGCGAACTGCGCCTGCTCGGTAACCCGATCCGTCTGAAAGGGACCCCGCCGCAGCTGAAGACATTTCCGCCACGCCTGGGTGAGCACAGCCAGGCCGTGGCCCTGGAGATCGGGTACACCCAAGAAGAGGTGGCCCGCATGACTGAAGAAGGAATTTTAGGATGA
- a CDS encoding enoyl-CoA hydratase/isomerase family protein, with the protein MNKTQVTYEVENGIGTLLLVPPEGKPLTLDGEVMVELEQAIAGLAAEAPRMVWVRSMSERFFCVGANLNVLQNTNEETIVPWVMQGHRVLNMLEDLSMPVVAVVEGYAMGGGLELAMACDLIFAADGAKLAQSEAGLGFIPGWGGTRRLAGRIGVAKAKYYYYSGAMIDAPKAAEIGLVDFVGSKEEIEAERGRFSTAVAANNSNSLTQFKTILNQQERAARDENAAVEAFRSISCLQDPDTKQRLHDFLTKKGKKV; encoded by the coding sequence ATGAATAAGACACAGGTAACGTATGAAGTTGAGAACGGCATCGGCACCCTGCTGCTGGTGCCGCCGGAAGGCAAGCCGCTGACACTGGACGGCGAGGTGATGGTCGAGCTGGAGCAGGCCATTGCGGGCCTGGCTGCGGAAGCACCGCGTATGGTATGGGTCCGCAGCATGTCTGAACGTTTTTTCTGCGTGGGCGCCAATCTGAATGTGCTGCAGAACACCAATGAAGAGACGATTGTTCCGTGGGTGATGCAGGGACATCGTGTGCTCAATATGCTGGAAGATCTGTCGATGCCGGTGGTGGCGGTGGTAGAAGGCTATGCCATGGGCGGCGGTCTGGAGCTGGCGATGGCCTGCGACCTGATCTTTGCTGCGGACGGGGCAAAACTGGCGCAGTCGGAAGCCGGTCTTGGATTCATTCCCGGCTGGGGTGGCACGCGCCGCCTGGCCGGACGCATCGGGGTGGCCAAAGCTAAATACTACTATTACAGCGGGGCCATGATTGACGCGCCGAAGGCGGCCGAAATCGGCTTGGTTGACTTTGTCGGAAGCAAAGAGGAGATCGAGGCAGAACGGGGCCGCTTTTCGACGGCGGTTGCGGCGAATAACAGCAACTCGCTCACCCAGTTTAAAACGATATTAAATCAGCAGGAACGGGCGGCGCGTGATGAAAATGCCGCAGTGGAAGCCTTTCGTTCCATCAGTTGTCTGCAGGACCCTGATACAAAGCAGCGCCTGCATGACTTTCTTACGAAAAAAGGAAAAAAGGTATGA
- a CDS encoding GRP family sugar transporter produces MGGLGFVYAVVCVLAWGSWLVPSEKVKFPNEQAKTFYVALATSIIATIVVALRGEMGQLASGIAWVPVIGGLIWAVSAYCAFVGCNHIGIAKAFGIWAPLNIMVSFIWSLTLFGQFRDCSVLTWGVGLVSLIVMIGGIFMIIFAGGAGEKEEGKSAVKGLLGAVGAGILWGTFYIPAAYVSETSSELAQISPWASALPLAVGMLIGTSIMVALTRTSPKLENTLSTVRAMSSGGLWCAGFFGMLLMVAAIGPGPGYTLASLCVAVNALWGVFYFKDPAPKTKAGNLTLTGVLIATLAGTVLGNFGSLDRIMGQEKPAVEEVQHVNE; encoded by the coding sequence ATGGGTGGATTAGGATTTGTTTATGCTGTGGTTTGTGTGTTGGCCTGGGGATCGTGGCTGGTGCCGTCGGAGAAGGTGAAGTTTCCAAATGAGCAGGCGAAAACCTTTTATGTGGCGCTGGCGACATCAATCATCGCAACCATTGTGGTGGCGCTGCGCGGTGAGATGGGGCAGCTGGCATCGGGCATTGCCTGGGTGCCGGTGATCGGCGGGCTGATCTGGGCGGTGAGTGCCTATTGTGCGTTTGTCGGCTGCAATCACATCGGTATTGCCAAGGCTTTCGGGATCTGGGCGCCGCTGAATATCATGGTATCCTTCATCTGGAGTCTGACGCTGTTCGGGCAGTTCCGTGATTGTTCGGTGCTGACGTGGGGGGTTGGACTGGTTTCGCTGATCGTGATGATCGGCGGCATCTTCATGATTATTTTTGCCGGCGGTGCCGGCGAGAAGGAAGAGGGCAAGTCTGCAGTCAAAGGTTTGCTCGGTGCGGTGGGCGCCGGGATTCTGTGGGGCACCTTCTATATTCCGGCCGCCTATGTTTCCGAGACCAGCAGCGAGCTGGCGCAGATTTCTCCGTGGGCCTCGGCCCTGCCGCTGGCCGTCGGGATGCTGATCGGTACCTCCATCATGGTGGCGCTGACGCGTACGTCGCCGAAACTGGAAAATACCCTCTCAACCGTACGGGCGATGAGCTCCGGCGGACTGTGGTGCGCCGGTTTCTTCGGGATGCTGCTGATGGTGGCCGCGATTGGACCGGGACCGGGCTATACGCTGGCTTCCCTGTGCGTGGCCGTGAATGCACTGTGGGGCGTTTTTTACTTTAAAGATCCAGCCCCGAAAACGAAGGCCGGCAATCTGACCCTGACGGGCGTGCTAATTGCAACGCTGGCCGGTACCGTGCTGGGTAACTTCGGCAGCCTGGACCGCATTATGGGCCAGGAAAAACCGGCCGTAGAGGAAGTGCAGCATGTCAATGAATAA
- a CDS encoding aldehyde dehydrogenase family protein, whose translation MSIPEQARQFDLWIDGAYVASEGGRYITRTSPAHECEVTRVPEGTAGDVNRAVESAKASFESGVWSRISGAERSAVLYAVADRLVERKEELAMLETLESGKPLTQAGFEVEWAAGLWKHAAALCRHLYGESCNTLGAGTVSMTLREPIGVVGLITPWNFPLLIASQKAPYALAAGCSAVIKPSELTSATTLLLAEVLKECGVPDGVFNVVTGYGAPVGQTLCEHKDIEMISFTGSTNVGKAIAATAACNLKKVCLELGGKNPMIVMDDADLESVVDAARLGAFFNMGECCNASSRILVQDGIADTFVEKLTEFAKGLDVSDPLNDASKLGAIINEAQEAKILGYVQAGREAGATVCMGGNKVETEKGRFIEVTILDKVLADSPVATEEVFGPVLSIVRFKTLDEAIAIANGTDFGLSAGIFTNDYNQSMKAARELRAGTVWVNTWLEGHPELSFGGYKQSGLGRELGSRAVEEYTEEKSVLFSLGKRQPWW comes from the coding sequence ATGAGTATTCCGGAACAGGCAAGACAATTTGATTTGTGGATTGATGGTGCATATGTTGCTTCAGAGGGCGGTCGTTATATTACCCGCACCAGTCCGGCGCATGAATGTGAAGTGACACGGGTGCCGGAGGGAACGGCCGGGGATGTCAACCGGGCGGTAGAGTCCGCAAAGGCTTCATTTGAATCTGGCGTCTGGTCCCGTATTTCCGGGGCGGAACGTTCGGCCGTATTGTATGCCGTAGCGGATCGGCTGGTTGAACGTAAAGAAGAACTCGCGATGCTGGAAACGCTGGAAAGCGGCAAGCCGCTGACCCAGGCCGGTTTTGAAGTGGAATGGGCGGCGGGCCTTTGGAAGCATGCCGCGGCCCTCTGCCGTCACCTCTATGGTGAGAGCTGCAATACGTTGGGCGCGGGCACGGTATCGATGACCCTGCGTGAGCCGATCGGTGTGGTCGGCCTGATTACGCCGTGGAACTTCCCGCTGCTGATTGCCAGCCAGAAAGCGCCGTATGCGCTGGCGGCCGGCTGTTCCGCCGTGATTAAACCGTCGGAACTGACCTCGGCAACCACGCTGCTGCTGGCAGAGGTGCTGAAAGAGTGCGGCGTGCCAGATGGCGTGTTCAACGTGGTGACCGGTTACGGCGCCCCGGTTGGGCAGACCCTGTGCGAGCATAAAGATATTGAGATGATTTCGTTCACTGGCTCTACAAATGTCGGTAAGGCCATCGCGGCGACCGCGGCCTGCAACCTGAAAAAAGTCTGCCTGGAGCTGGGGGGTAAGAACCCGATGATTGTGATGGATGACGCAGATCTCGAATCCGTAGTGGATGCGGCCCGTCTGGGAGCCTTCTTTAACATGGGCGAGTGCTGTAATGCCAGCAGCCGTATCCTGGTTCAGGACGGCATTGCAGACACTTTTGTTGAAAAGCTGACCGAGTTTGCGAAAGGGCTGGATGTGTCGGATCCGCTGAATGACGCATCCAAGCTGGGCGCGATCATTAACGAGGCGCAGGAAGCAAAGATCCTCGGGTATGTACAGGCCGGCCGCGAAGCCGGGGCGACCGTATGTATGGGCGGTAATAAAGTGGAGACCGAAAAGGGACGCTTTATTGAGGTGACCATTCTGGACAAGGTACTGGCCGATTCTCCGGTAGCGACGGAAGAGGTCTTCGGGCCGGTGCTGTCGATTGTACGCTTTAAAACGCTGGATGAGGCGATTGCGATTGCCAACGGAACGGATTTCGGCCTGTCGGCGGGGATCTTTACGAATGATTACAATCAGTCGATGAAGGCGGCCCGTGAGCTGCGTGCCGGCACGGTCTGGGTCAACACCTGGCTGGAAGGCCATCCGGAACTGTCGTTTGGTGGGTACAAACAAAGCGGTCTGGGACGCGAACTGGGCAGCCGCGCGGTCGAGGAATATACCGAAGAGAAGAGCGTCCTGTTCAGCCTCGGCAAAAGACAGCCCTGGTGGTAA
- a CDS encoding right-handed parallel beta-helix repeat-containing protein encodes MSHAAYFRVMKRVRQAYCVLLAGAAVAMAGVPLADLQARLDIGEDLLLQPGSEWEVSAPLRFRVPGQRIETAGDVLPSQYARLRLAPGLAGTIISGEGVSEISIRKLVLDGNRDQFDRKKGTLPAKPFVDLGGPGAVAQTVSRCILLNTRCSGGWGAIHVREGGRDIQVTDNVVVGSGPDLRGNGTAPHELPYGWGDGISMASPDSLIRNNLIIDATDQGIMIQGAPGTLIQSNVVAAVSREMLAGIALYEPFSDYRMSPPEAERYDYSGVVVERNLIDAFGGRIHVAIPMGPAAWNGRLLGKTLVGATVRGNGLSGNAMGYGYVVNGVDRFTVVSNRSEAVFSGLGDGFNGRKPVPPAAFLYTPSAAGTSVLQSEFKPAGSDLVGIPRNAWEPRNMRGFRSVGYGDAELEAVIRAAFLEMLGRDPLQGELTHWSDWLKTSEVNADFLRVQLMVSPEFVQRFGRVSPDSLHAWRGRRWLTRIIEGIEKLSDGTPEKWPSARRLHACLWAQLYVR; translated from the coding sequence ATGAGTCATGCAGCGTATTTTCGAGTGATGAAGCGGGTTCGACAGGCTTACTGTGTTTTATTGGCGGGAGCGGCGGTGGCTATGGCCGGTGTGCCGTTGGCGGATCTGCAGGCCCGGCTTGATATCGGAGAGGATTTGTTGCTGCAACCCGGAAGCGAGTGGGAAGTCTCGGCTCCGCTGCGGTTCCGGGTGCCCGGGCAGCGGATTGAAACCGCAGGCGATGTGCTGCCGTCGCAGTACGCACGTCTTCGTCTGGCTCCCGGTTTGGCGGGAACCATCATTTCCGGCGAAGGGGTGTCGGAGATTTCGATTCGCAAGTTGGTACTTGATGGGAATCGCGATCAATTTGACCGGAAGAAAGGCACGCTGCCGGCTAAACCGTTTGTGGATTTGGGTGGACCTGGTGCGGTCGCGCAGACCGTGAGTCGATGCATTTTGTTGAATACGCGCTGTTCCGGTGGGTGGGGTGCCATTCATGTTCGTGAAGGCGGACGGGATATTCAAGTCACAGACAATGTCGTTGTCGGCTCCGGTCCGGATCTGCGCGGGAATGGAACCGCTCCGCATGAGCTGCCGTATGGCTGGGGCGACGGGATCTCAATGGCGTCTCCGGACAGCCTGATCCGCAATAATCTGATTATTGATGCGACCGATCAGGGCATTATGATTCAAGGCGCTCCCGGAACACTGATTCAGAGTAATGTGGTGGCCGCTGTTTCGCGGGAGATGCTGGCGGGCATTGCGCTGTATGAACCTTTTTCCGATTACCGGATGAGTCCGCCTGAGGCTGAACGCTATGATTATTCGGGCGTCGTGGTTGAACGCAATCTAATTGATGCGTTCGGCGGGCGGATTCATGTTGCGATTCCCATGGGACCTGCGGCTTGGAACGGACGTCTTCTTGGCAAGACGCTGGTCGGGGCAACCGTCCGTGGAAATGGTCTGTCTGGTAACGCGATGGGCTACGGCTATGTTGTGAATGGGGTGGATCGGTTTACGGTGGTGAGCAATCGTAGCGAGGCGGTTTTCTCCGGGCTGGGCGACGGATTTAATGGGCGTAAGCCGGTACCGCCTGCCGCATTTCTTTATACCCCGTCCGCCGCGGGTACAAGTGTCCTTCAGTCCGAATTTAAACCTGCCGGATCGGACCTGGTCGGTATACCGCGTAATGCATGGGAACCGAGAAATATGCGCGGCTTTCGGTCGGTGGGCTATGGCGATGCGGAACTCGAGGCCGTGATTCGGGCCGCTTTTCTGGAAATGCTCGGACGGGATCCGCTGCAGGGTGAATTGACGCACTGGTCGGACTGGCTGAAGACCTCGGAGGTGAATGCGGATTTTTTGCGCGTGCAGCTGATGGTTTCGCCGGAATTTGTTCAACGTTTTGGGCGGGTTTCTCCGGACAGCCTGCACGCCTGGCGGGGGCGGCGTTGGCTGACGAGGATTATTGAGGGCATTGAGAAGTTGTCGGATGGTACACCTGAGAAGTGGCCGTCGGCCCGGAGACTTCATGCCTGTCTTTGGGCGCAGCTCTACGTGCGATGA
- a CDS encoding sulfatase family protein — protein sequence MKKKILQLLAGCGLLAVAGCVSQDNQEVKRTTSLRPNILLIVADDVNYDSPGFAGGVAPDVTPNLDRLAQEGLSFKRGFTPVSVCQPARQSMLTGVYPQNYGSGGFYPIAEGVPTLTAALAENGYLTANIHKVHHMQPMESFGWTYTNEELGLTDPDGVVGRDPAAFAKGLRRLIEEADRQNKSFLMVANSADTHRPFHGDAIPWAGHIWGGIPVDIPEPSRIYAPEEVIVPSALPDLPGIREDLAKYASSLRRLDDTVGACLNVLKETGLERSTLVIFVSDNGMPLPYAKFDCFLGSNRIPFLMRWPEVICPGIDAEHMVSLIDLTPTILELAGLPSFPKTDGYSLVQLMNGETPDEWRQGIVSLRNEDINYGGYVKRMLREQPDFLEYLDQAGFVQRPDHEVPGTYTRSKQTRSYFDGRFGYIYNGWYDPDGLKKSRYGAGVPGGDPSMLVMQAAAETNTAVKARYESFLIRSLEEFYDWERDPGAHHNLIDHPEVQKQVMAARKGLLEWMTESGDSLLPDYLERLGEDGVRLENEAMDVKSK from the coding sequence ATGAAAAAGAAAATACTTCAACTGCTGGCCGGATGCGGTTTGTTGGCCGTTGCGGGCTGTGTGTCCCAGGATAATCAGGAAGTGAAGCGGACGACATCGTTGCGGCCGAACATCTTGCTGATTGTTGCGGATGATGTGAACTATGACAGCCCGGGATTCGCCGGCGGTGTGGCACCGGATGTGACCCCCAATCTGGATCGGCTGGCTCAGGAGGGCCTTTCCTTTAAGCGGGGCTTTACGCCGGTATCGGTTTGTCAGCCGGCCCGGCAGTCGATGCTGACCGGGGTCTATCCGCAGAATTACGGATCCGGTGGTTTTTATCCGATCGCCGAGGGGGTTCCAACGCTTACAGCGGCGCTGGCGGAGAACGGGTATCTGACCGCCAATATTCATAAGGTGCACCATATGCAGCCGATGGAGTCTTTCGGATGGACCTATACCAATGAGGAATTGGGGCTGACCGATCCCGATGGGGTGGTTGGCCGGGATCCCGCGGCGTTTGCTAAAGGCTTGCGCCGACTGATTGAGGAGGCTGACCGGCAGAACAAGTCATTCTTAATGGTGGCCAATTCGGCCGATACGCACCGTCCGTTTCACGGAGACGCCATTCCATGGGCGGGGCATATCTGGGGGGGAATCCCGGTCGACATCCCGGAGCCGTCGCGAATCTATGCGCCGGAAGAGGTGATAGTTCCGTCGGCGCTGCCGGATCTGCCTGGGATCCGGGAGGACCTGGCAAAGTATGCATCATCGCTTCGTCGGTTGGATGACACGGTGGGAGCGTGCTTGAATGTGCTGAAAGAGACGGGCCTGGAGCGCTCCACACTGGTTATTTTTGTGTCCGATAATGGGATGCCGCTGCCGTATGCCAAATTCGACTGCTTCCTCGGCAGCAACCGGATTCCGTTTTTGATGCGCTGGCCGGAGGTGATTTGTCCCGGAATCGATGCGGAGCATATGGTCTCGTTAATTGATTTAACCCCGACCATTCTGGAGCTGGCAGGTTTGCCCTCATTTCCCAAAACAGATGGGTATTCACTTGTCCAGCTGATGAACGGGGAGACGCCGGATGAGTGGCGCCAAGGCATTGTGTCGCTGCGAAATGAAGATATCAATTATGGCGGATACGTTAAGCGTATGCTGCGGGAACAACCGGATTTTCTGGAGTATCTGGATCAAGCCGGGTTTGTGCAGCGTCCAGATCACGAGGTGCCGGGAACCTATACGCGTTCGAAACAGACCCGCTCTTATTTTGATGGCCGTTTCGGGTACATTTATAATGGTTGGTATGATCCGGATGGGCTTAAAAAAAGCCGTTATGGCGCCGGGGTGCCCGGCGGCGATCCTTCGATGCTTGTGATGCAGGCTGCCGCGGAGACCAATACCGCAGTGAAGGCTCGTTATGAATCTTTTCTCATTCGTTCTCTGGAGGAGTTTTATGACTGGGAACGGGATCCCGGAGCGCATCACAACCTGATCGATCATCCGGAGGTTCAGAAGCAGGTGATGGCGGCTCGAAAGGGGTTGCTGGAGTGGATGACCGAATCGGGTGATTCGCTGCTCCCTGACTATCTGGAGCGATTGGGAGAAGATGGCGTGCGGCTTGAGAATGAGGCCATGGACGTCAAATCGAAATAG
- a CDS encoding GH92 family glycosyl hydrolase — protein sequence MKIFRCVRLLSAAALSAVLLTTGCRGSRDVLSCVDPVIGTSGHGHVFLGASVPYGMAMAGPVNGTDEWDWCSGYHYQDDFMIGFAQTHLSGTGMGDLLDLCIMPVTEDYDLGAQCDKKPEACPWLNHFSHADETARPGYYAVELKDPATRVEIAATERTSLYRISYPDAAERKLLLDTQFHIRHDVPVKTRIEQLDDSTFVGYRFSGKWVADQRLFFVMKFSEPVKRHRYYDYGERTETAGDTVEAVSVRAQFDFDSGDEPLHVAFGLSSVSVENAMLNLEAENPEFDFDGIVKAAEEKWRKKLSVFSVKAETEEDKTVFYTALYHTMMAPTLHSDVNGEYRGADLQVTKKDFNYYTTLSNWDTFRATTPLYTIIEPQLTEDLQKTMLEHYRVTGMLPVWTLWGLENWCMTGVHSVPILVDSYLKGYHAIDGEELLDAVVKSMNQTVNNSRRSLVEYRKYGYVPYDIGHESVTRTLELAFNDYCVAKLAEHLGKTELAESYRAHSKAYRKLYDEETGFMRGRSSDNSHFREPFDPFFSTWDRAVADYTEGNAYQHSYFVPHDPQGLIALHGSGEKLAERLDLVFSTEVELEEGRTIPDVSGVIGQYAHGNEPSHHMAYLYNAAGLPWRGQKLARQIMKELYTAAPDGVCGNEDCGQMSAWYIFSAMGFYPMNPISGEYEFGSPAFDEVSLALPNGKTFTVKAINNSDHNVYVQKVMLNGMDLTRSHIKHWEIMEGGVLTFVMGPSPNKALFSVGE from the coding sequence ATGAGTGGGATTGGTGTTCTGGATACCATTATCAGGATGATTTCATGATTGGGTTCGCTCAAACTCATCTTTCCGGAACAGGCATGGGCGACCTGTTGGATCTATGCATCATGCCGGTGACCGAGGATTATGATCTCGGTGCGCAATGTGACAAAAAACCCGAGGCATGCCCGTGGCTCAACCATTTTTCACATGCGGATGAAACGGCGCGCCCCGGCTATTATGCGGTGGAGTTGAAGGATCCTGCTACCCGGGTGGAGATTGCGGCGACCGAGCGCACATCCCTTTATCGTATTTCCTATCCGGATGCGGCGGAACGCAAGTTGTTGCTCGACACGCAGTTTCATATCCGTCACGACGTGCCAGTGAAAACGAGAATTGAGCAGCTCGATGATTCGACGTTCGTTGGCTACCGTTTCAGCGGCAAATGGGTTGCAGATCAGCGGCTGTTTTTTGTGATGAAATTCTCGGAGCCGGTCAAGAGACACCGCTATTATGATTACGGCGAGCGTACAGAAACCGCGGGCGACACGGTGGAGGCGGTGTCCGTTCGTGCGCAGTTCGATTTTGACTCGGGAGATGAGCCGCTTCACGTGGCATTTGGACTCTCGTCTGTCAGCGTTGAAAACGCGATGTTGAATCTGGAGGCTGAAAATCCCGAGTTTGATTTTGACGGGATTGTGAAGGCTGCGGAGGAAAAGTGGCGGAAAAAACTTTCCGTATTCTCTGTAAAAGCGGAGACCGAGGAAGATAAAACGGTTTTTTATACCGCACTGTATCACACCATGATGGCACCGACGCTTCATTCGGATGTGAACGGAGAGTATCGGGGCGCGGATCTCCAGGTGACGAAGAAGGATTTCAACTACTACACCACCCTGTCAAACTGGGATACGTTTCGGGCGACGACCCCGCTTTATACGATCATTGAACCGCAGCTGACGGAAGATCTGCAGAAAACGATGCTGGAACATTATCGGGTGACCGGAATGCTGCCGGTTTGGACGCTTTGGGGACTTGAAAACTGGTGCATGACCGGTGTGCACTCGGTTCCGATTCTGGTGGACAGCTACCTGAAGGGATATCATGCGATTGATGGAGAAGAGCTACTCGACGCGGTGGTGAAGTCGATGAACCAAACCGTCAACAACTCTCGACGCAGTCTGGTGGAATATCGCAAGTACGGCTACGTTCCGTATGATATCGGTCATGAGAGTGTGACCCGGACGCTGGAACTTGCCTTCAATGATTATTGCGTAGCCAAGCTGGCGGAGCACCTCGGGAAAACGGAACTGGCGGAGTCGTATCGGGCCCACTCCAAGGCCTATCGGAAGCTTTACGATGAAGAGACGGGGTTCATGCGCGGGCGCTCCTCGGATAATTCCCACTTTCGGGAGCCGTTCGACCCGTTTTTTTCTACCTGGGACCGCGCCGTGGCTGATTACACGGAGGGCAATGCGTATCAGCACAGCTATTTTGTTCCACACGATCCGCAGGGGTTGATTGCGCTTCACGGCTCGGGCGAAAAACTGGCGGAACGTTTGGATCTGGTTTTTTCAACGGAGGTGGAGCTTGAAGAGGGACGAACCATTCCGGACGTGTCCGGAGTGATTGGGCAGTATGCGCACGGCAATGAGCCGTCTCATCACATGGCCTATCTCTACAATGCCGCCGGATTACCCTGGCGGGGACAGAAACTGGCGCGCCAGATTATGAAAGAGCTCTATACGGCGGCCCCCGACGGGGTGTGCGGGAATGAAGACTGCGGACAAATGAGTGCCTGGTATATCTTCAGCGCCATGGGCTTTTATCCAATGAACCCGATTTCGGGGGAGTATGAATTCGGAAGTCCGGCTTTTGATGAGGTGTCGCTTGCACTACCGAATGGAAAAACCTTTACGGTGAAGGCCATCAATAACAGCGATCACAATGTGTATGTGCAAAAGGTGATGTTGAATGGAATGGATCTGACGCGTTCGCACATCAAGCATTGGGAGATCATGGAGGGTGGTGTGTTGACCTTTGTCATGGGCCCGTCTCCGAATAAAGCACTTTTTTCAGTCGGTGAATAG